A window from Candidatus Bathyarchaeota archaeon encodes these proteins:
- a CDS encoding right-handed parallel beta-helix repeat-containing protein — protein sequence MKKYLLHLVVVFLFVLLVCQMAVVNARVYDADGEESTIFSDTVWSISQSPIKLNGWVTIKSGVTLTIESGVVIDTAGWRILVYGTLIAKGTNQSMITFTSSFYDESIDMSSYFYLNPILAFSVGSAGALEYTKITKSISIDTDQSITITNSSFEGSIKIYNGASTLAGNHLAELYALGGSARVVNNDIENLDVCSGLPVITGNVIDRMTAAPYGTFQNNTFNGKVIIDESAESYGRVFGLAIPKHTGPTLLENKFMGRVSAIIPCSLYNNSFFDGLDICGDQVSVINNSFIATKNTTLLSIRKSSNADISNNRIVGLNNSPFGITQNGWPVGINVDSRATSVQIVGNSIESCQVGLSLDSSNVTVTKNVITNNYCGIKLVSPVINPATYNQSEVNWSLNSNQSAVIGNDIYGNIGYNLVLATQNDTNVAYNWWGTTDENAIGQSIYDSKNDPRLGMVTFSPIFTAPHDKTPSQANASPFEGNLLTILAVAITAVGCIVLVIVIFLNRQKKVK from the coding sequence ATGAAGAAGTATCTGCTCCATCTGGTTGTTGTGTTCTTGTTTGTTTTGCTGGTTTGTCAGATGGCTGTAGTAAATGCCCGCGTGTACGATGCGGACGGCGAAGAGAGCACAATTTTCTCGGACACTGTTTGGAGCATTTCGCAGAGCCCAATAAAACTAAACGGTTGGGTCACAATCAAATCTGGCGTTACGCTCACCATTGAATCTGGCGTAGTAATCGACACGGCAGGCTGGCGAATACTTGTATATGGGACACTTATCGCGAAAGGAACAAATCAGAGCATGATTACATTTACCTCTTCATTTTACGATGAATCCATAGACATGAGTTCCTATTTTTACCTAAATCCAATACTTGCCTTTTCTGTTGGCAGCGCAGGCGCTCTTGAGTACACAAAGATCACTAAAAGCATCAGCATTGATACTGACCAATCGATAACTATAACAAATTCTTCGTTCGAAGGCTCCATCAAGATATATAACGGTGCCTCGACATTAGCAGGTAACCACCTCGCAGAACTATACGCATTAGGCGGCTCAGCGAGAGTAGTAAACAACGACATAGAAAACTTGGACGTGTGTTCAGGGTTACCGGTTATTACCGGCAACGTTATAGATAGAATGACTGCGGCTCCCTACGGTACTTTCCAAAATAACACCTTTAACGGCAAAGTCATCATAGATGAATCCGCTGAATCTTATGGGCGAGTTTTCGGGCTTGCCATCCCAAAACATACGGGACCGACTCTATTAGAAAACAAGTTTATGGGCAGAGTTTCAGCAATAATACCCTGTTCTCTATACAATAACAGCTTTTTTGATGGACTTGACATTTGCGGTGACCAAGTTAGTGTAATAAATAATTCCTTCATTGCCACAAAAAACACAACTCTACTTTCCATCCGGAAGAGTAGTAACGCTGACATTTCAAATAACCGAATCGTTGGATTAAATAACAGCCCCTTCGGCATTACGCAAAATGGTTGGCCGGTAGGAATAAATGTTGACTCAAGAGCCACATCCGTTCAAATCGTTGGAAACAGCATTGAAAGCTGCCAAGTGGGCTTATCGCTTGACTCCAGCAACGTGACGGTCACCAAAAACGTAATCACTAACAATTACTGCGGCATCAAACTCGTGTCGCCAGTTATCAACCCTGCAACTTACAATCAGTCAGAAGTAAACTGGAGCTTAAACAGTAATCAAAGCGCCGTCATAGGCAACGATATCTACGGTAACATAGGGTACAATTTAGTGCTCGCCACTCAAAACGACACAAACGTCGCCTATAACTGGTGGGGAACAACAGATGAAAACGCTATAGGCCAATCTATATACGACAGCAAAAACGACCCCCGATTGGGCATGGTAACTTTTTCCCCAATCTTCACTGCTCCGCATGACAAGACGCCTTCTCAGGCAAACGCATCCCCTTTCGAAGGAAATTTATTGACTATCTTAGCGGTAGCAATTACAGCGGTTGGATGTATAGTGTTAGTGATTGTAATTTTCCTGAATCGACAGAAAAAGGTCAAATAA
- a CDS encoding PKD domain-containing protein codes for MQKQKVISLVVITILLLSSIATFATVKANTGGPDSFGYTYMDSNSIGGPVYNWVEISGTGNRILTSSDDSYVSNIPMGFFFNFYGTDYSQVSISNNGILFTNLGSGVYTNQPVTQSGIHGFIAPFWDDIVTWGSAGDIFYQTLGTEPHRTFVVEWQDNQHYSSSPSGITFEAIMHEGSNNILFQYQDTSFGTGDDNGASATVGIENPDGDIGLQYSYNQATLAPGLAILFKFPAFSGTNMFLSMRGPASMDQGHSMTYTISYNNFGSIAGQDVVLQTTLSPDVTFVSCANQDPAVDQGTYDSVTHTVTWNLNQLPAFPNGRGSASVTVRIPNTTPVGSTVTSSSEISTSTLETRYDDNAAAVSTLVTGTNLPPDVDVGPLNGNSGTEPMVYWHNPITFTWTDPLWNTPVAAYAVDINIHVNDGGADIFSAMSGPDASGTWTYTVTFYPRHGEATVTFTPHRPNTADITIIFNLYIDPAGYVYNINTNARIEGATVWLQRPDGAGGWENVPVGETPAIMQPDTNPLITNVNGQYQWDTLAGTYRVHVEAPGYEPADSIAVTVPPPVFDLNVGLTPISGGDTTPPVTTLTVGNPKVDVAGTTYVTSSTPLTLSSTDDNSGVATTTYQITGTDYDSGLMTYTVPFYLTDLNDGTYAITYSSTDNAANVETASTANIVLDNTAPQTGNDYDNLWHPSDFTVTLTATDNGCGTQATYYKVNGGATKNIATDGQPTITTEGANNQIEYWSVDLLGNEEAHNLLTDIKLDKTAPTGSLMVDYRRGLTNSKTVTLSITGSDELSGVSKMRLSNDGTWDTETWETFAATKVWTLANGDGVKTVYYQVQDQAGLASPTYSATITLDTTAPTIDTSQTIVLWKYRQAQLDASGTTDSSGISSYTWNCGDGKTETGQMVIHSFPHFGSYAVTLSVKDNAGNVASKIIEVTFATPDWYLASLNSNPTPAPTTNPTPTETPTPTETPEPTPATTATPTPTSEPTPTETPLWIIIGFVVVIFAAVLVGFMVFSRRKK; via the coding sequence ATGCAAAAGCAAAAAGTAATTTCGTTAGTGGTAATTACAATTCTATTGTTATCATCAATCGCAACATTTGCTACGGTTAAGGCAAACACAGGTGGACCAGACTCGTTTGGTTACACCTACATGGACAGCAACTCAATCGGCGGTCCCGTCTACAACTGGGTAGAAATCAGCGGCACAGGAAACAGAATTCTAACCAGTTCAGATGACAGCTACGTCAGCAACATACCTATGGGCTTCTTCTTTAACTTCTATGGAACCGACTACAGTCAAGTATCAATCAGTAACAACGGCATCCTATTCACTAACTTAGGCTCAGGAGTATACACCAACCAACCAGTCACCCAATCAGGCATACACGGCTTCATCGCCCCCTTCTGGGATGACATAGTCACTTGGGGAAGCGCAGGCGACATATTCTACCAGACACTAGGAACAGAACCCCACCGCACTTTCGTCGTTGAATGGCAAGATAACCAACACTACTCCAGTTCACCCAGTGGAATCACCTTTGAAGCAATCATGCATGAAGGCAGCAACAACATACTATTCCAATACCAAGACACCAGCTTTGGAACAGGCGATGATAACGGTGCATCAGCAACTGTAGGAATTGAAAATCCAGATGGAGACATTGGATTACAATACTCATACAACCAAGCAACCCTCGCACCGGGCTTAGCGATACTCTTCAAGTTTCCAGCCTTCAGCGGCACAAACATGTTCCTATCAATGCGTGGACCAGCAAGCATGGATCAAGGCCACTCAATGACCTACACAATTTCCTACAACAACTTCGGCAGCATTGCCGGTCAAGACGTTGTGTTACAGACAACGCTTTCACCAGACGTTACCTTTGTGTCTTGTGCAAATCAAGACCCAGCCGTAGACCAAGGAACATACGATTCCGTAACCCACACAGTAACATGGAACCTCAACCAGTTGCCAGCGTTTCCAAATGGCCGTGGTTCTGCCTCAGTAACTGTCCGCATTCCAAACACCACTCCTGTTGGAAGCACCGTGACATCTTCATCTGAGATTAGCACCAGCACCCTTGAAACAAGATATGACGACAACGCCGCAGCAGTATCCACCTTAGTCACTGGAACCAACCTGCCCCCTGACGTGGATGTTGGACCCTTAAACGGTAACTCAGGCACTGAACCAATGGTATATTGGCATAACCCAATTACCTTCACTTGGACAGACCCCCTTTGGAATACACCTGTCGCTGCATATGCAGTTGACATAAACATACACGTTAACGACGGCGGAGCAGACATCTTCTCTGCAATGAGCGGACCAGACGCTTCTGGAACATGGACTTACACCGTCACATTCTATCCCAGACACGGAGAAGCCACAGTCACTTTCACGCCACATCGACCAAACACGGCAGATATCACAATCATATTCAATCTCTACATTGACCCAGCAGGATACGTCTACAACATTAACACAAACGCCCGAATCGAAGGTGCAACTGTTTGGCTACAGCGCCCCGATGGAGCAGGCGGATGGGAAAACGTCCCCGTGGGCGAAACACCAGCCATTATGCAACCCGACACAAACCCACTGATAACTAACGTTAACGGACAATACCAATGGGACACATTAGCAGGCACATACCGAGTACACGTTGAAGCACCCGGCTATGAACCAGCAGACAGCATCGCAGTCACTGTACCACCACCAGTCTTTGACCTCAACGTAGGACTTACACCCATCTCTGGCGGAGATACAACACCACCAGTCACCACACTAACTGTGGGAAACCCCAAAGTTGACGTAGCAGGAACAACCTATGTAACTTCCAGCACGCCCCTAACACTTTCTTCAACAGATGACAACAGCGGAGTGGCAACAACAACCTACCAAATCACAGGTACAGACTACGATTCAGGTTTAATGACCTACACAGTACCATTCTACTTAACTGACTTAAACGACGGCACGTATGCTATAACTTACAGTAGCACCGACAACGCAGCAAACGTAGAAACCGCAAGCACCGCAAACATAGTTCTTGATAACACGGCACCCCAAACAGGTAACGACTACGACAACCTATGGCATCCAAGCGACTTCACCGTAACGCTAACTGCAACTGACAACGGATGTGGAACCCAAGCAACCTACTACAAAGTCAACGGCGGAGCAACCAAAAACATAGCAACTGACGGTCAACCGACCATAACAACCGAAGGCGCAAATAACCAAATCGAATACTGGAGTGTTGACTTACTCGGCAACGAGGAGGCACACAACCTACTAACAGACATTAAACTGGACAAAACCGCACCTACCGGCTCATTAATGGTCGACTACAGAAGAGGTCTCACTAATTCAAAAACAGTCACGCTCTCCATAACTGGAAGTGACGAGTTATCAGGCGTCAGCAAAATGCGACTCAGCAACGACGGCACATGGGATACCGAAACATGGGAAACCTTTGCCGCGACAAAAGTGTGGACATTAGCCAATGGTGACGGCGTAAAAACCGTTTATTACCAAGTGCAAGACCAAGCAGGCTTAGCCTCACCTACATACAGCGCCACCATAACATTAGACACCACAGCACCCACAATTGACACAAGCCAAACAATAGTTCTGTGGAAATACCGTCAAGCACAGTTGGATGCATCCGGCACTACCGATAGTTCAGGCATATCAAGTTACACATGGAATTGCGGTGACGGAAAAACCGAAACAGGCCAAATGGTAATTCACTCGTTCCCGCACTTTGGATCATACGCGGTTACCTTAAGCGTTAAAGACAATGCAGGAAACGTTGCAAGCAAAATAATAGAGGTTACTTTCGCCACACCTGATTGGTACCTCGCTTCACTAAACAGCAACCCAACACCTGCACCCACCACAAACCCCACACCAACAGAAACTCCAACACCAACCGAAACACCAGAACCAACACCTGCAACAACAGCTACTCCAACACCAACAAGTGAACCTACCCCAACAGAAACACCGCTATGGATCATAATCGGCTTTGTCGTGGTCATATTTGCCGCGGTCCTAGTGGGATTCATGGTGTTTTCACGCAGAAAAAAATAG
- a CDS encoding restriction endonuclease, with protein sequence MVFFVTKADGTKQPFDKAKVIQTCLRLGATPEVAAQVAEKIAGNVYEGMPTRRILQLIFILMRKSKPAVRHLFDLKRGISLMESKPEFEAFVRVLLSYSGFQVQPNAILRGLCGEHEVDAIASKGGVTYFVEAKHHAEYHALTGLDESRIARAILEDVTDGYREGVTSVKIDRALLVTNTRYSEHAINYGGCRGILQVGWASPEGWGLRDVVERHRLYPLSCLRGLNPSVRLRLVEMGIVLIPQLLQQDSRYLERKLGLSPEAVASILEKVRHTTETLWSP encoded by the coding sequence TTGGTATTTTTTGTAACTAAAGCAGATGGCACAAAACAGCCCTTCGATAAAGCAAAAGTCATCCAGACCTGCCTCCGATTAGGCGCCACCCCCGAAGTCGCTGCTCAAGTCGCAGAAAAAATAGCGGGCAACGTCTACGAGGGTATGCCTACCAGAAGAATCCTCCAACTCATCTTTATTCTCATGCGTAAATCTAAACCTGCAGTGAGACATCTCTTTGACCTAAAACGTGGCATAAGCCTCATGGAGTCTAAACCCGAATTCGAGGCTTTTGTGCGTGTGCTCCTTTCTTACAGCGGTTTTCAAGTTCAACCCAACGCGATTCTACGGGGTTTGTGCGGGGAACATGAAGTCGACGCCATCGCATCTAAAGGCGGCGTTACCTATTTTGTGGAGGCAAAACATCACGCTGAATACCATGCTCTTACAGGATTGGATGAGAGCCGCATAGCCCGTGCAATACTTGAAGACGTAACGGACGGCTACCGCGAAGGCGTAACATCAGTCAAAATTGACCGTGCCCTGTTGGTTACTAACACCCGATACTCTGAACATGCCATCAACTATGGTGGTTGCCGCGGGATTTTGCAAGTGGGCTGGGCGTCTCCGGAAGGTTGGGGGCTACGTGACGTGGTGGAACGGCACAGGTTGTATCCTTTGAGTTGTCTGCGAGGCTTAAACCCCTCGGTGCGGCTGCGGCTAGTCGAGATGGGTATTGTGCTTATTCCACAGTTGCTCCAGCAAGATAGCCGCTACCTCGAACGAAAACTGGGGTTATCCCCTGAAGCTGTGGCGTCGATTCTGGAAAAAGTACGGCATACAACCGAAACCTTATGGTCACCGTAA